From a single Marinobacter sp. THAF197a genomic region:
- a CDS encoding GFA family protein — MHNLQAIEGNPMTKHVGSCLCGIVKFEVHGDFDSFYLCHCKYCQKDTGSAHAANLFSQSAKLTWLAGVDAVTSFTLPGTRHNKSFCRSCGSALPNALLTGLLVVPAGCLDTEVSVSPTAHIFTSSRAIWEGAIGNAPEFGGLPE, encoded by the coding sequence ATGCATAACCTACAGGCCATAGAAGGGAATCCTATGACTAAGCATGTTGGTTCTTGCCTGTGTGGCATAGTGAAATTTGAGGTCCATGGAGACTTCGACAGTTTCTACTTGTGTCATTGTAAGTATTGTCAAAAAGATACGGGATCGGCTCATGCGGCAAATTTATTCTCGCAGTCAGCTAAACTTACCTGGCTGGCGGGTGTAGATGCAGTGACTTCCTTTACGCTTCCAGGTACTCGCCACAACAAAAGCTTTTGTAGATCGTGTGGATCAGCATTACCAAATGCTCTACTTACAGGCCTGCTCGTTGTTCCTGCAGGGTGTTTGGATACTGAAGTTTCTGTGTCGCCAACTGCGCACATCTTCACGTCGAGCAGAGCGATCTGGGAGGGGGCGATTGGTAACGCGCCAGAGTTCGGGGGCCTGCCAGAGTAG
- a CDS encoding Txe/YoeB family addiction module toxin, whose product MTWKLVYTTQAQKDAKKLASSGLKPKAQDLLALIAEDPYRKPPPFEKLIGDLAGAYSRRINIQHRLVYQVLEDEQVVKVLRLWSHYE is encoded by the coding sequence GTGACATGGAAGTTGGTTTACACCACGCAAGCCCAGAAAGATGCAAAGAAACTGGCCTCCAGCGGCCTTAAACCCAAAGCCCAGGATCTGTTAGCGCTGATAGCAGAAGATCCATACCGCAAGCCGCCTCCGTTTGAGAAGCTCATTGGTGATCTTGCGGGTGCCTATTCACGCCGCATCAATATTCAGCATCGTCTGGTCTACCAAGTGCTAGAGGACGAGCAAGTGGTGAAAGTCCTCAGGCTCTGGAGCCACTACGAATAA
- a CDS encoding type II toxin-antitoxin system Phd/YefM family antitoxin, with product MTGITATEARSNLYRLIDETAESHQPIVIMGKRNTAVLVSEEDWSAIQETLYLLSVPGMRESIREGMDTPVDECDEELDW from the coding sequence ATGACCGGAATCACTGCAACAGAGGCGCGAAGCAACCTTTATCGGTTGATTGATGAAACTGCCGAGTCTCACCAACCAATCGTGATCATGGGTAAGCGGAACACAGCCGTCTTGGTATCGGAAGAAGACTGGTCGGCCATTCAGGAAACACTTTACCTGCTTTCCGTACCTGGTATGCGGGAGTCTATTCGTGAGGGGATGGATACCCCCGTGGATGAATGCGATGAGGAGCTGGACTGGTGA
- a CDS encoding type II toxin-antitoxin system RelE/ParE family toxin: MAEVIWTEPALQELDAIAEYIALDNPAAASYLVQEVFDKTERLENFPQSGRIPPELPNSVYREVVVPPCRIFYREDEKRVLILYVMREERQLRAFMLGSS, from the coding sequence ATGGCTGAAGTAATCTGGACAGAGCCCGCCCTTCAAGAACTGGATGCCATCGCTGAGTACATTGCTCTGGATAACCCTGCTGCCGCAAGTTACCTGGTCCAAGAAGTTTTCGATAAGACCGAGCGTTTGGAAAATTTTCCCCAATCCGGGCGGATTCCTCCCGAACTCCCCAATTCGGTATACAGAGAGGTAGTGGTTCCACCGTGTCGTATTTTTTATCGTGAGGATGAGAAGCGGGTTCTCATCCTCTATGTCATGCGAGAGGAGCGGCAGCTTCGTGCGTTCATGCTTGGAAGCAGCTAA
- a CDS encoding type II toxin-antitoxin system Phd/YefM family antitoxin — MKVELVTNLKRQATKILADLHLSKEPVLITEHGQPSAYLVDVQDYEFMQRRLELLEGLSRGERAVLEGRTYSQSEAREKMSKWLK, encoded by the coding sequence ATGAAAGTTGAGCTTGTTACGAACCTCAAGCGCCAAGCCACAAAGATTCTGGCAGATCTGCACTTGTCGAAAGAGCCGGTACTGATCACCGAGCATGGTCAGCCATCCGCATACCTTGTCGATGTGCAAGATTACGAGTTTATGCAGCGCCGACTTGAGCTGCTTGAGGGGCTCTCACGAGGAGAGCGTGCTGTACTTGAGGGAAGAACGTACAGCCAAAGTGAGGCCAGGGAGAAAATGAGTAAATGGCTGAAGTAA
- a CDS encoding AAA family ATPase, producing the protein MSIKNIQKLKKFGIFQNHTNANVKDFGKYNLFYGWNGSGKSTLSGVFRCIENNTTSSKFPSSEFTVSIDNGAPITQANVAGSDLNIYTFNHEFIDENISWDSVVKSILLVDKEKIEEREKLEKLKKEQESDNKKYTSEDEEIRRLESAISKFGTDSARHMKTSLQSIDTTDRYYLNYDKRKFEAFINDNLEASKSDEPLLDDQKIIELTNAAKPDQKSPITFNQKVINKETFTKAKERLVDLLKTSVVSQTIQRLIEYGDIKSWVEIGLDLHKRHDTNQCEFCGNTITDERIKQLEAHFNDDYKAFQTRLESADGWLSGQYIQPPALPATNDFYDEFKNGYSQACKALEKAITDLNEEITAWHTVLKEKIANPLETGLTVEAISESSVEAFNDSLNAISAAVDKHNHKSGNFKEETDKAKKQLELHYATTEVQSFGYHDKKKEVGDRKAKNRALKTSINARDTEIRTLEDSLSNEGIGADQFNESLHKFLGRSELSLRFNPTKKGYEILRNDSEQVDGNLSEGEKTAIAFVYFITKLKENDNKIEDTIVVVDDPISSFDSNHLFHAYSFMKINCEKAKQMFVLTHNFTFFKLVRDWISRKNKRDNQNIANFYVVKANNEVPRTSTYTNAGSALTLYNSEYHYIFSRLYSLKNQQTLETDDHFLAANLSRKLLESFLSFKFPKNRGNFANLFNAAVLASKNPEDEGKEKIRKFINQYSHNDLIETNEEFVENLIGEGVTVISDIFDWINELDKKHYQEMMEVVA; encoded by the coding sequence ATGTCAATAAAAAATATACAAAAATTAAAGAAATTCGGTATTTTCCAAAATCACACGAACGCTAACGTTAAAGATTTCGGAAAGTACAATCTGTTCTATGGTTGGAATGGAAGCGGAAAATCTACCCTATCGGGTGTGTTTCGATGTATCGAAAATAATACCACTTCAAGTAAATTCCCATCGTCAGAATTCACGGTAAGCATTGACAATGGCGCGCCAATTACACAAGCGAACGTGGCGGGTTCTGATCTAAACATTTACACTTTTAACCATGAGTTCATTGACGAAAATATATCATGGGATAGCGTTGTAAAAAGCATATTACTTGTTGATAAAGAAAAGATTGAAGAGCGTGAAAAGCTAGAAAAGCTAAAAAAAGAACAGGAATCGGATAATAAAAAGTACACTAGTGAAGATGAAGAAATAAGAAGACTTGAAAGCGCTATTTCGAAGTTCGGAACTGATAGCGCACGACACATGAAGACAAGCCTTCAGTCAATTGACACTACAGATCGCTACTACCTTAATTATGATAAGCGAAAATTTGAAGCCTTTATCAACGACAACCTTGAAGCAAGCAAGTCAGACGAACCACTTCTTGATGATCAAAAAATTATTGAGTTGACAAACGCTGCTAAGCCTGATCAGAAGTCCCCGATTACCTTTAATCAAAAGGTTATTAATAAAGAAACCTTCACTAAAGCCAAAGAACGCCTTGTCGACCTTTTGAAAACCAGTGTAGTTAGTCAAACTATTCAGCGACTTATTGAATATGGCGATATAAAGTCTTGGGTAGAAATTGGTCTTGACCTTCATAAGCGTCATGACACAAATCAGTGTGAATTTTGTGGTAACACCATCACCGACGAACGCATCAAACAGCTTGAAGCCCACTTTAACGACGATTACAAAGCCTTTCAAACCCGACTTGAAAGTGCAGATGGTTGGCTCTCTGGTCAGTATATTCAACCCCCAGCGCTACCCGCAACAAACGACTTCTATGACGAATTCAAAAATGGATACAGTCAAGCATGTAAAGCGTTGGAAAAAGCAATCACAGACCTGAACGAAGAAATAACAGCCTGGCACACTGTACTGAAAGAAAAGATAGCTAATCCACTTGAAACTGGTCTAACAGTTGAAGCTATCAGTGAATCATCCGTGGAAGCGTTTAACGATTCTCTCAACGCTATTAGCGCGGCTGTTGATAAGCACAATCATAAGTCAGGAAATTTCAAGGAAGAAACTGACAAAGCCAAAAAGCAACTTGAACTTCACTATGCAACTACTGAAGTGCAGTCATTCGGCTATCACGATAAAAAAAAGGAAGTGGGTGATCGAAAAGCTAAAAATAGAGCGCTAAAAACATCTATTAACGCGAGAGACACTGAAATCCGAACACTTGAAGATTCACTATCAAATGAAGGCATCGGCGCTGACCAGTTTAATGAGTCACTTCATAAATTTCTTGGTCGCAGTGAGTTATCCCTTCGATTTAATCCGACTAAAAAAGGGTATGAAATACTTCGGAACGACTCGGAACAGGTTGACGGGAATCTGAGTGAAGGCGAGAAAACGGCTATTGCTTTTGTCTACTTCATAACCAAGTTGAAAGAAAATGACAACAAAATTGAAGACACTATTGTTGTTGTAGATGACCCTATTTCAAGTTTCGATTCTAACCACCTTTTTCACGCTTATTCATTTATGAAAATTAATTGTGAAAAAGCAAAGCAAATGTTTGTCCTTACCCATAACTTTACGTTTTTCAAGTTGGTTCGTGATTGGATTTCTCGAAAGAATAAGCGCGACAATCAGAACATTGCAAACTTCTATGTTGTTAAGGCAAATAACGAAGTGCCACGAACTTCAACTTATACAAACGCTGGATCAGCACTAACTTTATATAATTCGGAGTATCACTACATATTTTCACGCCTGTATTCTTTAAAAAACCAACAGACCCTTGAAACGGATGATCATTTCCTTGCCGCCAATTTATCCCGAAAGTTACTTGAATCCTTCTTATCCTTCAAGTTCCCAAAGAATAGGGGAAACTTCGCGAACTTGTTTAATGCGGCTGTATTAGCAAGCAAGAACCCAGAAGACGAAGGGAAGGAAAAGATTCGAAAATTTATTAATCAGTATTCACATAACGACCTTATTGAAACAAATGAAGAATTTGTTGAAAACCTAATTGGTGAAGGTGTTACGGTCATATCAGATATTTTTGACTGGATAAATGAATTGGACAAAAAGCACTACCAAGAAATGATGGAAGTCGTGGCATGA
- a CDS encoding Txe/YoeB family addiction module toxin — MTWKLVYTKQAQKDAKKLASSGLKPKAQELLALISEDPYRKPPPFEKLIGDLAGAYSRRINIQHRLVYQVLEEERVVKVLRLWSHYE, encoded by the coding sequence GTGACATGGAAGTTGGTTTACACCAAACAAGCCCAGAAAGATGCAAAGAAACTGGCCTCCAGCGGCCTCAAACCAAAAGCCCAGGAATTGTTGGCGCTGATTTCAGAAGACCCTTACCGCAAACCGCCTCCGTTCGAGAAACTCATAGGGGATCTCGCGGGGGCCTATTCGCGCCGAATCAATATTCAGCATCGTCTGGTCTACCAAGTACTGGAAGAGGAGCGGGTGGTGAAAGTTCTGAGGCTCTGGAGCCACTACGAATAA
- a CDS encoding type II toxin-antitoxin system Phd/YefM family antitoxin has protein sequence MTGITATEARSNLYRLIDETAESHQPIVIMGKRNKAVLVSEEDWSAIQETLYLLSVPGMRESIREGMDTPVDECDEELDW, from the coding sequence ATGACCGGAATCACAGCAACTGAGGCGCGCAGCAACCTTTATCGGTTGATTGACGAGACCGCCGAGTCCCACCAACCAATCGTCATTATGGGTAAGCGGAACAAAGCCGTCCTGGTTTCCGAGGAAGACTGGTCTGCAATTCAGGAAACACTTTACCTGCTCTCCGTACCGGGTATGAGGGAGTCTATTCGTGAGGGGATGGATACCCCCGTGGATGAATGCGATGAGGAGCTGGACTGGTGA
- a CDS encoding DUF7014 domain-containing protein codes for MNFLNAIFDVFSRRQSYEAQHLRPVSDTFRSRVVLLIGDVIGRDRGASDFWKEIHQKLQYLHGTMILAPDNRPANEVEDILQYLENCDSTHFLDFVEYIFQVDASKHLPSKSEFVDSINSFFDIDDLPYYLTDYVQTEEPGMYRGSPVKYIKVSAYPQVILKESQLVHSEAVKPALKLLTDPAFLSANNEFLEALEDYRKRDYGDCLTKCGSAFESVMKIICEKRKWQYDQKDAAASLLKTIISESNLEPFFTDPLLIVGTIRNRLSKSHGAGAAKKQAPQHIAHYTINSTAAAILLLVEETL; via the coding sequence ATGAATTTTCTAAACGCCATTTTTGACGTATTCAGTCGGCGTCAATCATACGAAGCACAGCATCTTCGTCCTGTGAGTGACACTTTCCGTAGCCGAGTGGTGTTATTAATAGGGGATGTTATCGGACGAGACCGTGGAGCGTCTGATTTCTGGAAGGAGATCCATCAGAAGTTGCAGTACTTGCATGGAACGATGATCCTCGCCCCAGACAACAGGCCTGCCAACGAAGTTGAAGATATCCTTCAATACCTTGAAAATTGTGACTCTACCCATTTTTTGGACTTTGTTGAGTATATTTTCCAAGTAGATGCTTCTAAGCATTTGCCATCCAAGTCGGAGTTCGTCGATAGTATAAATTCATTCTTTGATATTGATGACTTGCCCTATTACTTAACGGATTACGTGCAGACGGAAGAGCCCGGAATGTACAGAGGGTCTCCTGTTAAATATATTAAGGTAAGTGCGTACCCTCAGGTTATTTTAAAGGAAAGCCAGTTGGTGCATTCCGAAGCAGTTAAACCTGCTCTGAAATTATTAACAGATCCTGCCTTCTTGTCCGCGAATAATGAGTTTTTAGAAGCTCTTGAGGACTACAGGAAGCGGGATTATGGCGATTGCCTTACCAAGTGCGGAAGTGCATTCGAAAGTGTCATGAAGATCATTTGTGAAAAGAGGAAATGGCAATATGACCAAAAAGATGCAGCGGCCTCTCTGCTCAAGACAATTATATCAGAGTCAAATCTAGAGCCATTTTTCACTGATCCCCTGCTAATTGTAGGCACTATACGAAACAGGTTAAGTAAGTCCCATGGTGCCGGGGCAGCCAAGAAGCAAGCCCCGCAGCATATTGCGCACTACACAATTAATAGTACTGCGGCTGCTATTCTGCTTTTGGTTGAGGAAACCTTGTGA
- a CDS encoding DUF2004 domain-containing protein translates to MSNQEKALEAIKRSAGTETGEYGIDGFVSHHLEELPESYWQKHLGISAPSSEQVIGLLVLREKWDDEEVYDFTLPDEVTDYVVSVSFDDDGNVEEIVMES, encoded by the coding sequence ATGAGCAATCAAGAGAAAGCCCTCGAAGCTATCAAACGATCAGCCGGCACCGAAACGGGCGAGTACGGAATTGATGGGTTCGTTTCGCATCATCTGGAAGAGCTTCCCGAGAGTTATTGGCAGAAACATCTTGGAATTTCTGCTCCATCCAGTGAGCAAGTAATTGGGCTACTGGTCCTCAGAGAAAAATGGGACGACGAAGAGGTATACGATTTTACTCTTCCTGATGAAGTGACGGATTACGTGGTTAGTGTGTCATTCGACGACGATGGGAACGTCGAAGAAATCGTCATGGAGAGCTAG
- the istB gene encoding IS21-like element helper ATPase IstB, with translation MNLDQLLDRLKMDHLQASLDTLCEHASKKDLNYREFLEQALAQEWGGRHQKGLDTRLKQARLPWIKTLEQFDFSFQPSIDRKLVRELSGLGFVERNENVILLGPPGVGKTHLAVALGVKAAEAGHRVLFMTLDRLVSTLVKARQENRLDRQLQQLTYPKVLVLDEIGYLPMTREEASLFFRLINRRYERASTILTSNKSFMDWGEVFGDQVIATAILDRLLHHSTTLNIKGESYRLKDKRKAGLVPGTSQQQEDSDDTDAQKPDTEN, from the coding sequence ATGAATCTGGACCAACTCCTCGACCGGCTCAAGATGGACCACCTGCAAGCCTCTCTGGATACCCTGTGCGAGCATGCCAGCAAGAAGGACCTGAACTACCGGGAATTCCTGGAACAGGCCCTGGCCCAGGAGTGGGGTGGTCGGCACCAGAAAGGCCTGGACACGCGTCTCAAACAGGCTCGGCTACCCTGGATCAAAACCCTGGAGCAGTTCGACTTCAGCTTCCAGCCGAGCATTGACCGCAAGCTGGTGCGAGAACTCTCCGGCCTTGGGTTCGTGGAACGCAACGAGAACGTGATCCTGCTGGGACCCCCTGGCGTGGGCAAAACCCACCTGGCGGTCGCCCTCGGCGTAAAGGCTGCGGAGGCCGGCCACCGGGTTCTGTTCATGACCTTGGACCGTCTAGTGAGCACGCTGGTCAAAGCCCGCCAGGAAAACCGGTTGGATAGGCAACTCCAACAACTGACGTATCCGAAAGTGCTGGTACTCGATGAGATCGGTTACCTGCCCATGACCCGCGAGGAAGCCAGCTTGTTCTTCCGCCTGATCAACCGGCGCTACGAGCGGGCCAGCACCATCCTGACCTCAAACAAGAGCTTTATGGACTGGGGCGAGGTGTTCGGCGATCAGGTCATCGCCACTGCGATACTGGATCGGCTGCTGCACCACTCAACCACTCTGAACATCAAAGGCGAGAGCTACCGGCTGAAGGACAAACGCAAGGCCGGCCTCGTTCCCGGTACTAGCCAACAACAGGAGGACTCTGACGACACTGACGCTCAAAAACCGGACACTGAAAACTGA
- the istA gene encoding IS21 family transposase: MQSREDFHMIKQLRSQGAYIVDIAHQIGCSERTVRRYLALPAPLTGKPKTPRGSKLDPFKPYIDELLGQEVWNAEVIRQLLQERGYDGCVTLIRRYVQPKRSLRASKQTVRYETIPGEQLQHDWGQIRTEVAGRLCTVNFAVNILGYSRHFHVWAGPSQDAEHTYESLVQAFRYFDGVPKRVLVDNQKAAVIRHDSGGRVVFNAGFLELANHYGFAARACRPQRPRTKGKTERMVGYVKHHFFQRYRSFDSYAHLNQLLEQWLSSYASQRTLRQFQQSPAQRFEEERHQLSPCPATDFDTRYYDIRHVGWDAYIDVRGNRYSVPAECCGQRVNIRISLDGELTVYDLRGQEVARHRMAHRQQGWQTVAEHHEPLWQEVMPVQHRSLAVYEEVLQ; encoded by the coding sequence ATGCAAAGCCGAGAGGACTTTCACATGATAAAACAACTTCGCAGTCAGGGGGCGTACATCGTGGACATCGCGCACCAGATTGGCTGTTCCGAGCGCACCGTACGCCGTTACCTGGCCCTGCCGGCACCATTGACTGGTAAACCCAAGACCCCACGTGGCAGCAAGCTGGATCCCTTCAAGCCATACATTGATGAACTTCTGGGCCAGGAAGTCTGGAACGCAGAGGTCATCCGTCAGCTGCTCCAGGAACGGGGCTACGACGGCTGTGTGACCCTGATTCGTCGCTACGTTCAGCCCAAGCGCAGCCTGAGGGCAAGTAAACAAACGGTGCGCTATGAAACGATCCCGGGAGAGCAACTCCAGCACGACTGGGGCCAGATCCGGACTGAGGTCGCTGGTCGCCTGTGCACTGTCAACTTCGCGGTCAACATCCTCGGGTACTCCCGCCACTTCCATGTCTGGGCTGGACCCAGCCAGGACGCGGAGCATACCTACGAGTCCCTGGTACAGGCTTTCCGGTACTTTGATGGCGTACCCAAGCGTGTCCTGGTAGATAACCAGAAAGCGGCCGTCATCAGGCATGACAGCGGTGGTCGTGTGGTGTTCAACGCAGGTTTCCTGGAACTGGCGAATCACTATGGCTTCGCCGCCCGGGCCTGTCGGCCCCAGCGCCCCAGAACCAAAGGCAAGACCGAGCGCATGGTGGGCTATGTGAAGCACCACTTCTTCCAGCGGTATCGCAGCTTCGACAGCTACGCGCACCTGAATCAGTTATTGGAGCAGTGGCTGAGCAGCTATGCCAGTCAGCGGACATTACGCCAGTTCCAGCAATCTCCGGCTCAGCGCTTCGAGGAAGAGCGCCATCAACTCAGCCCTTGTCCGGCAACGGACTTCGATACCCGCTATTACGACATCCGCCATGTGGGCTGGGATGCCTACATCGATGTGCGAGGCAACCGTTACAGCGTACCGGCCGAGTGTTGTGGTCAACGGGTCAACATCCGCATCAGTCTGGACGGTGAACTCACCGTCTACGACCTCCGGGGACAGGAAGTCGCCCGCCACCGAATGGCCCATCGTCAGCAAGGCTGGCAAACGGTGGCTGAACACCACGAGCCCTTGTGGCAAGAGGTGATGCCGGTGCAACACCGGAGCCTGGCTGTGTATGAGGAGGTGCTCCAATGA
- a CDS encoding HNH endonuclease — MSTWDEDIVRAFENLGGSANYDALYTEIERIRPNLPESWKSVVRRRVQDLSSDSAGFKGGKDLFFSVEGLGSGIWGLRSYLAETPKASDLPEGIEEPGRTYTLTYRVLRDTTLARKIKVIHQDQCQICGMVVRLSDGKTYSEAHHIIPLGNPHNGSDIPGNILVLCPNHHVLCDYGAIELDLLSTVLLKDLKSAT; from the coding sequence ATGTCGACATGGGACGAGGATATTGTTAGAGCGTTTGAGAACCTCGGTGGCAGCGCAAACTATGATGCGTTGTATACGGAGATCGAGCGCATTCGTCCCAACCTTCCCGAGAGCTGGAAATCCGTGGTGCGGCGTAGAGTGCAAGACCTTTCCTCTGACTCGGCGGGATTTAAGGGCGGGAAAGACCTTTTCTTTTCGGTTGAGGGGCTGGGCTCTGGTATATGGGGCCTTAGATCCTACCTGGCTGAAACTCCAAAAGCTTCAGATTTACCGGAGGGCATTGAAGAGCCTGGCCGAACATACACTCTCACGTACCGGGTACTTCGGGATACAACGCTTGCGCGCAAGATAAAAGTGATACACCAAGATCAGTGTCAAATTTGCGGTATGGTGGTTCGCCTTTCTGACGGGAAGACCTATTCTGAGGCTCATCACATCATTCCCCTTGGAAACCCTCACAACGGATCTGATATTCCAGGAAATATCCTTGTCCTATGCCCGAATCACCATGTGCTCTGTGACTATGGAGCTATTGAACTCGACCTTCTGTCGACAGTACTGCTAAAAGACCTTAAATCAGCAACGTAG
- a CDS encoding type II toxin-antitoxin system VapC family toxin, which produces MEMTSLRACCLDASVLVKWHVDEEGSEIVRSFIDSEATLYTTPFCFYEALGVLKVKYLYRKELTKEQYLNACFDLGCEFEARLHEMEDIDVCKPPYLLRSIELARRYDLDVSDAFQILSVKEGFFAGGIEGSETVLVTADTKLANTAASEGLRVLNVLKPSNPS; this is translated from the coding sequence ATGGAAATGACTTCTTTGAGAGCCTGCTGTCTTGATGCGTCTGTACTGGTGAAATGGCACGTGGACGAAGAAGGCAGTGAGATAGTTCGCAGTTTTATAGACTCAGAAGCGACGCTCTACACGACGCCGTTCTGCTTTTACGAAGCGCTTGGTGTGCTTAAGGTTAAGTATCTTTATCGTAAAGAGCTTACCAAAGAGCAGTACCTAAATGCGTGCTTTGATCTGGGTTGTGAGTTCGAAGCTCGGTTACATGAGATGGAAGACATAGACGTCTGCAAACCTCCATACCTGCTTAGGTCAATAGAGTTGGCCAGGAGATACGATTTGGATGTTTCTGACGCTTTTCAGATACTCAGTGTGAAAGAGGGATTTTTCGCAGGTGGGATAGAGGGATCGGAGACAGTATTGGTTACCGCTGACACGAAACTTGCCAATACCGCTGCAAGTGAAGGGCTGCGTGTACTTAATGTCCTAAAACCCAGCAATCCCTCGTAA
- a CDS encoding Rap1a/Tai family immunity protein, translated as MLTRFAFWRSITVLAFCALLSVSPAQADSGKEGRNPAVMTGQGFVDMCSKPDNDSIGFCHGFIQAAHDAFSDSLCIPAGITRADLVGLVHDFLLEAEDARELYAISVVGAVLSRRFPC; from the coding sequence ATGTTGACGAGATTTGCCTTTTGGAGAAGCATTACAGTACTAGCATTTTGTGCACTCCTTTCCGTTTCGCCCGCTCAAGCCGACTCGGGCAAGGAAGGTCGTAATCCAGCAGTCATGACGGGACAGGGCTTCGTTGATATGTGCTCAAAGCCCGACAACGATTCAATAGGTTTCTGTCATGGGTTCATACAAGCAGCTCACGATGCATTTTCTGACTCTCTGTGTATCCCTGCAGGCATAACCCGCGCCGATTTGGTCGGGCTGGTGCATGACTTCCTCCTTGAAGCTGAGGATGCCCGAGAGCTTTATGCAATTTCTGTGGTTGGCGCAGTATTGTCTCGTCGTTTCCCATGCTGA
- a CDS encoding DinB family protein: MSLKEHFELLASYNQWMNSKVYAAAGQLPAIDLVKDRGAFFGSILGTLNHILVGDTIWLKRFATHPSCLNSLREVADLQSPESLDQVLFEDIGILSEQRIWLDRQIVNWIAGLSEGDLDFVLSYRNTKGVAANKRYSSLVLHFFNHQTHHRGQVSTLLSQAGMDVGVTDLLAQIPEEAHA; encoded by the coding sequence ATGAGCTTGAAAGAACACTTTGAATTACTAGCTTCCTACAACCAGTGGATGAACTCGAAGGTTTATGCGGCTGCTGGACAGCTCCCTGCGATAGATCTGGTGAAAGACCGTGGGGCGTTTTTTGGCTCCATCCTTGGAACTCTGAACCACATCCTCGTTGGCGATACCATTTGGCTCAAACGTTTTGCGACTCATCCGTCCTGCCTGAACTCATTGCGGGAGGTCGCCGACCTGCAAAGCCCAGAAAGCCTGGATCAGGTACTCTTCGAAGATATTGGTATCCTATCTGAGCAGCGAATCTGGCTGGATCGCCAGATTGTCAACTGGATAGCCGGGCTATCCGAAGGTGATTTGGATTTCGTCCTAAGCTACCGAAACACTAAGGGGGTCGCTGCCAATAAACGATATTCGAGCCTGGTGCTTCATTTCTTTAACCATCAGACTCATCACCGAGGGCAAGTCTCTACTTTGCTATCACAGGCAGGCATGGATGTCGGGGTTACTGACCTGTTGGCTCAGATTCCGGAGGAAGCTCATGCATAA
- a CDS encoding endonuclease NucS domain-containing protein — MATLYDKPVRTLMHDMVRDVALKPDTIISREQVRSWFKERYPKIKDGTIAAHLLRMSVNSKSRVHYGAKPGEDDLFFQVDPKHFRLYQSRNDPAPIYPGDDVEQTVKEEVHELAEEGSPEFAYEKDLQNYLSRNLHLIESGLTLFEDEGINGLEFPVGGRFIDILATDSDGNYVVIELKVSKGYDRVVGQLLRYMAWIRKNQTEPGQSVRGIIVARHISEDLLLACSGVQGIQLFEYALSVSLNEARLQ, encoded by the coding sequence ATGGCAACGCTTTATGACAAGCCCGTCCGCACTCTGATGCATGACATGGTACGTGATGTTGCGCTAAAGCCGGATACGATAATTTCCCGAGAGCAAGTTCGCTCCTGGTTCAAGGAGAGATATCCAAAGATCAAGGATGGGACAATAGCTGCACACCTGCTCAGAATGTCGGTCAACTCCAAGAGCCGAGTACATTACGGAGCTAAGCCCGGAGAAGACGACCTGTTTTTTCAGGTTGACCCAAAGCATTTTCGTTTATACCAGTCCCGCAACGATCCGGCGCCGATTTATCCTGGGGATGATGTCGAGCAGACGGTAAAGGAAGAAGTACATGAGCTGGCAGAGGAAGGAAGCCCAGAATTTGCGTATGAAAAGGACTTGCAGAATTATCTTTCAAGAAACCTTCATCTCATAGAATCGGGGCTTACCCTGTTCGAGGACGAAGGGATCAACGGCCTTGAGTTTCCCGTAGGTGGAAGATTTATTGATATTCTGGCCACAGACTCGGATGGCAATTACGTCGTCATAGAGCTTAAAGTATCCAAAGGCTATGACAGGGTCGTCGGTCAGCTTCTCCGCTATATGGCCTGGATACGGAAGAACCAGACTGAGCCCGGACAGTCGGTCCGAGGCATTATCGTTGCTCGACATATATCAGAAGATCTGTTGCTGGCCTGCTCCGGAGTTCAGGGCATCCAGTTGTTCGAGTACGCGTTGTCGGTGAGCCTCAATGAGGCGCGGCTTCAGTAA